In Anaerolineales bacterium, one DNA window encodes the following:
- a CDS encoding rhodanese-like domain-containing protein: MKKRKTLLAVSILLLTALACNVVSPQAESPAPPAQPQNNTILQSEDEAPRISVQDSKAALDAGQAVIVDVRSAESYAANHVAGAISIPLQNFENNINNLSLEKDQWIITYCT; encoded by the coding sequence ATGAAAAAACGCAAAACCCTTTTAGCGGTATCGATCCTTTTGCTTACCGCCCTTGCCTGCAATGTCGTTTCACCGCAGGCGGAATCGCCCGCGCCGCCCGCCCAACCGCAAAACAACACCATCCTGCAGTCTGAAGACGAAGCTCCGCGCATCAGCGTGCAGGATTCGAAAGCCGCGCTTGACGCCGGCCAGGCCGTCATCGTCGATGTGCGCAGCGCGGAATCCTACGCCGCAAACCATGTTGCAGGCGCCATTTCGATTCCCCTGCAAAATTTCGAGAACAACATCAACAACCTTTCGCTCGAAAAAGACCAGTGGATCATCACCTATTGCACCTGA